One window from the genome of Mumia sp. ZJ1417 encodes:
- a CDS encoding TIGR03960 family B12-binding radical SAM protein, producing MPVQHLDTSVASVFDRLEPLLPTISKPIQYVGGELNSVIKEWSSVDVRWALMYPDAYEVGLPNQGVQILYEVLNERDWLLAERTYAVFPDMEALMREHAIPQFTVDTHRPVRAFDLFGISFSTELGYTNMLTALDLAGIPLRAVDRTDDDPIVLAGGHAAFNPEPIADFVDAAVLGDGEEIVLKISDVVREWKAEGKPGGRDEVLMRLARSGSVYVPKFYDVTYLPDGRIQRVAPNRPGVPWRVTKHTLMDLDQWPYPKNPLVPLAETVHERYSVEIFRGCTRGCRFCQAGMITRPVRERSLQTIGEMVDNGLKKSGFEEVGLLSLSSADHTEIGEVAKQLGDRYEGSNTSLSLPSTRVDAFNITLANEFSRNGRRSGLTFAPEGGSERLRKVINKMVTEEDLIRTVAAAYSHGWRQVKLYFMCGLPTETDEDVMQIGELAKKVIETGREVSGRKDIRCTVSIGGFVPKPHTPFQWAAQLDHETTDDRLRKLRSSVQSDKRFGRAIGFRYHDGKPGTIEGLLSRGDRRVGRVIEAVWRDGGRFDGWSEHFSYDRWERCTAEALAGEPVDLDWYTTREREYAEVLPWDHLDSGLDRDWLWEDWQDAIDPDGALEVEDCRWTPCFDCGVCPQMDSEIQIGPTGRQLLPLSVV from the coding sequence ATGCCCGTGCAGCACCTCGACACCAGCGTCGCGTCGGTCTTCGACCGGCTCGAGCCGCTCCTCCCGACGATCAGCAAGCCGATCCAGTACGTCGGCGGTGAGCTGAACTCCGTCATCAAGGAGTGGAGCTCTGTTGACGTGCGCTGGGCCCTGATGTACCCCGACGCCTACGAGGTCGGCCTGCCCAACCAGGGTGTCCAGATCCTGTACGAGGTCCTCAACGAGCGTGACTGGCTCCTGGCCGAGCGCACGTACGCGGTCTTCCCTGACATGGAAGCCCTCATGCGCGAGCACGCGATCCCGCAGTTCACGGTCGACACCCACCGCCCGGTGCGCGCGTTCGACCTGTTCGGCATCTCGTTCTCGACCGAGCTCGGCTACACCAACATGCTCACCGCCCTCGATCTTGCGGGCATCCCGCTGCGCGCCGTCGACCGCACCGACGACGACCCGATCGTCCTCGCCGGCGGGCACGCGGCGTTCAACCCGGAGCCGATCGCGGACTTCGTCGATGCCGCCGTGCTCGGCGACGGCGAGGAGATCGTCCTCAAGATCAGCGACGTCGTCCGCGAGTGGAAGGCCGAGGGAAAGCCCGGCGGCCGCGACGAGGTCCTCATGCGCCTCGCCCGCTCCGGCAGTGTCTACGTGCCGAAGTTCTACGACGTCACCTACCTCCCCGACGGCCGCATCCAGCGCGTCGCGCCCAACCGGCCGGGCGTCCCGTGGCGGGTCACCAAGCACACGCTGATGGACCTCGACCAGTGGCCGTACCCCAAGAACCCGCTGGTCCCGCTCGCCGAGACCGTCCACGAGCGCTACTCCGTCGAGATCTTCCGCGGCTGCACCCGCGGCTGCCGGTTCTGCCAGGCCGGCATGATCACGCGTCCGGTGCGCGAGCGCAGCCTGCAGACGATCGGCGAGATGGTCGACAACGGGCTGAAGAAGTCAGGCTTCGAGGAGGTCGGCCTGCTCTCGCTGTCCAGCGCCGACCATACCGAGATCGGCGAGGTCGCCAAGCAGCTCGGCGACCGGTACGAGGGCTCCAACACGTCGCTGTCGCTGCCGAGCACCCGTGTCGACGCCTTCAACATCACGCTCGCCAACGAGTTCAGCCGCAACGGGCGCCGCTCGGGCCTGACGTTCGCGCCCGAGGGCGGCTCGGAGCGTCTCCGTAAGGTGATCAACAAGATGGTCACCGAGGAGGACCTGATCCGTACGGTCGCCGCCGCGTACTCCCACGGCTGGCGTCAGGTGAAGCTCTACTTCATGTGCGGGCTCCCGACGGAGACCGACGAGGACGTCATGCAGATCGGCGAGCTCGCCAAGAAGGTCATCGAGACCGGGCGTGAGGTGTCGGGCCGCAAGGACATCCGGTGCACGGTGTCGATCGGCGGGTTCGTGCCCAAGCCGCACACGCCGTTCCAGTGGGCGGCGCAGCTCGACCACGAGACCACCGACGACCGCCTGCGCAAGCTGCGCTCCTCGGTGCAGTCCGACAAGCGCTTCGGGCGTGCGATCGGTTTCCGCTACCACGACGGCAAGCCCGGCACGATCGAAGGCCTGCTCTCGCGCGGCGACCGGCGCGTGGGGCGCGTCATCGAGGCGGTCTGGCGCGACGGTGGCCGTTTCGACGGCTGGAGCGAGCACTTCTCGTACGACCGCTGGGAGCGCTGCACCGCCGAGGCGCTGGCCGGCGAGCCGGTCGACCTCGACTGGTACACGACGCGCGAGCGCGAGTACGCCGAGGTGCTCCCGTGGGACCACCTCGACTCCGGGCTCGACCGCGACTGGCTCTGGGAGGACTGGCAGGACGCGATCGACCCCGACGGTGCGCTGGAGGTCGAGGACTGCCGCTGGACGCCGTGCTTCGACTGCGGCGTCTGCCCGCAGATGGATTCCG